In Emcibacteraceae bacterium, a single window of DNA contains:
- the folB gene encoding dihydroneopterin aldolase: MTSKFYKSNLSPIKYADASRSLRHVFVRDLILSSSIGIYDHEKEKEQKIRINIDLSVKEEQGPLNDDYANVVCYEKVVEGIKNIVHSGHVHLVETLAEKIADLNLIDPRILSVRVRVEKLEAIENTTSVGVEIERHKSL; the protein is encoded by the coding sequence ATGACAAGCAAATTTTATAAAAGTAACCTTTCCCCCATCAAATATGCCGACGCTTCCCGCAGCTTACGTCATGTATTTGTTCGTGATTTAATTTTGAGCAGTTCAATCGGCATATACGACCATGAAAAAGAAAAAGAACAAAAAATAAGAATCAATATTGATCTCAGTGTTAAAGAAGAACAAGGTCCACTCAATGATGATTATGCAAACGTGGTCTGTTATGAAAAAGTCGTCGAAGGTATTAAGAACATTGTCCATTCCGGACATGTTCATCTTGTCGAAACACTTGCCGAAAAAATTGCCGATCTTAATTTAATTGACCCCCGCATTTTATCGGTCAGGGTCCGTGTTGAGAAACTGGAAGCAATAGAAAACACCACCAGTGTCGGCGTTGAAATTGAAAGACATAAAAGCTTGTAA
- the uvrC gene encoding excinuclease ABC subunit UvrC produces the protein MNEGIETIKSYLKNLGNNPGVYRMIDGDENVLYVGKAKNLSNRVKSYTNLRGQSYRIAKMVSLTRSMEFVSTHTEVEALLLEANLIKRYKPRYNILLRDDKSFPYILIDKTHPSPRVLKHRGAKKKDGYYFGPFASASAVNASLNILQKAFSLRTCSDSIFNSRSRPCLLYQIKRCSAPCVGKISEEDYDALVNEAHDFLSGRSDSIKRRFTEKMNEASSHQQYELAAVYRDRLKALVAVQSRQDATNGKLEEADVIAAYKDGGQTCIEVFFYRAGQNWGNKAYFPRHDKDQQVGEILPAFISQFYDNKMPPKKILINSSIKQKALLEEALSMNAGHKVKITMPQRGANLLLVEMVEKNAREALERRVAETSSQAKLLAGVADLFDLDAPPNRIEVYDNSHISGTSALGAMIVAGPEGFEKNAYRKFNIKSEDLVPGDDFGMMREVMTRRFKRQLREDPDRNAPTWPDLLLIDGGKGQLSAVCSVLEDLGLTDIPVVSIAKGPDRNAGREDFYLPGKTPFKLPPNDPVLYYLQRLRDESHRFVIGSHRSKRAQKMHKSLLDGLPGVGAVRKKALLMHFGSAKAVSDAAINDLQRVDGISQALATQIYDYFHP, from the coding sequence ATGAATGAAGGCATTGAAACCATAAAATCCTATTTGAAAAACCTTGGGAATAATCCCGGGGTTTACCGCATGATTGATGGCGATGAAAATGTTCTTTATGTCGGAAAAGCCAAAAATCTTTCAAACAGGGTCAAAAGCTATACGAACCTGCGCGGCCAATCATACCGGATTGCCAAAATGGTTTCCCTCACCCGGTCAATGGAGTTTGTCAGCACCCATACAGAAGTAGAGGCTTTGCTCCTTGAAGCCAATCTGATCAAACGCTATAAGCCGCGCTATAATATTCTGCTACGCGATGATAAATCCTTTCCCTATATCCTGATTGATAAAACCCACCCAAGCCCCCGTGTCCTCAAGCATCGGGGGGCCAAGAAAAAGGATGGATATTATTTTGGTCCCTTCGCTTCGGCGAGTGCCGTCAATGCCTCTTTAAATATTTTACAGAAAGCTTTTTCCCTTAGAACGTGTAGTGACAGTATCTTTAATAGCAGAAGCCGGCCCTGCCTGCTCTATCAGATCAAAAGATGTTCGGCCCCATGCGTCGGCAAAATATCAGAAGAGGATTATGACGCGCTGGTCAATGAAGCCCATGATTTCTTAAGTGGCAGAAGCGACTCCATAAAACGGCGGTTCACTGAAAAGATGAATGAAGCCAGCTCGCACCAGCAATATGAACTTGCCGCCGTTTATCGTGACAGGCTCAAAGCTCTTGTCGCTGTACAAAGCCGCCAGGATGCGACCAACGGCAAACTTGAAGAAGCCGATGTGATTGCCGCCTATAAGGACGGCGGTCAGACCTGTATCGAGGTTTTTTTCTATCGCGCAGGACAGAACTGGGGCAATAAGGCCTATTTTCCGCGTCATGACAAGGATCAGCAGGTTGGTGAAATCCTTCCCGCCTTTATTTCCCAGTTTTACGACAATAAAATGCCCCCTAAAAAGATACTGATCAACAGCAGTATAAAACAAAAAGCCCTGCTTGAAGAAGCGCTTTCCATGAATGCAGGACATAAAGTCAAAATCACTATGCCGCAACGGGGCGCCAATCTGCTATTGGTGGAAATGGTAGAAAAAAATGCCCGTGAAGCGCTTGAACGCAGAGTTGCCGAAACATCATCCCAGGCAAAATTGCTGGCGGGTGTGGCTGATCTTTTTGACCTTGATGCCCCGCCAAACCGGATCGAAGTCTATGATAACAGCCATATTTCAGGAACAAGCGCTCTTGGTGCAATGATTGTTGCCGGGCCGGAAGGGTTCGAAAAGAATGCCTACAGAAAATTCAATATAAAATCTGAAGATCTGGTCCCGGGAGATGATTTCGGTATGATGCGCGAAGTCATGACCAGACGCTTTAAACGCCAGCTTCGGGAAGATCCGGACCGAAATGCGCCAACCTGGCCTGATCTTCTGCTGATTGATGGCGGCAAAGGGCAGCTTTCAGCCGTTTGCAGTGTCCTTGAGGATCTGGGACTGACCGATATTCCTGTCGTTTCCATTGCCAAGGGACCGGACCGAAACGCCGGAAGAGAGGATTTTTATCTTCCCGGCAAGACCCCGTTTAAGTTACCGCCCAATGATCCTGTTCTTTATTATCTTCAGCGTTTGCGCGACGAATCTCACCGCTTTGTAATTGGGTCCCACCGCAGCAAAAGGGCACAGAAAATGCATAAATCATTGCTTGATGGTCTGCCCGGAGTCGGTGCCGTTCGTAAAAAAGCCCTGCTTATGCATTTCGGGTCTGCCAAAGCGGTTTCAGACGCCGCTATAAATGATCTGCAAAGGGTGGATGGTATTTCACAGGCACTGGCGACGCAGATTTATGATTATTTTCATCCATAA
- the pgsA gene encoding CDP-diacylglycerol--glycerol-3-phosphate 3-phosphatidyltransferase, protein MNNLANILTFSRILLIPLMVAAFYIKGNVSYWLTFAIFVTAGITDFFDGYIARRFNQTSKLGAFMDPIADKLLIATALMMMVAFDRIEGYTVLAAVVILCREFAVSGLREFLADLKVGIPVTYLAKWKTTLQIFALGFLLVGKAAPAIIPAVMIGDFCLWAAAILTLYTGYDYLRAGLKHM, encoded by the coding sequence ATGAATAATCTTGCCAATATACTGACATTTTCAAGGATCCTTCTTATTCCGCTGATGGTGGCGGCCTTTTATATTAAAGGCAATGTCAGTTACTGGCTTACATTTGCTATTTTTGTGACAGCCGGTATTACCGATTTTTTTGACGGCTATATTGCCCGCCGTTTTAATCAGACATCAAAGCTTGGGGCCTTTATGGACCCGATCGCCGACAAACTCCTGATTGCAACCGCTCTGATGATGATGGTCGCTTTTGACCGGATTGAAGGATATACAGTACTTGCTGCCGTCGTTATCCTTTGCCGTGAATTTGCGGTTTCGGGTCTGCGTGAGTTTCTCGCTGACTTAAAAGTTGGCATTCCGGTGACCTATCTTGCCAAATGGAAAACAACCCTTCAGATTTTTGCCCTTGGGTTTTTGCTGGTCGGCAAGGCTGCTCCTGCGATCATTCCGGCCGTCATGATTGGTGATTTTTGCTTATGGGCTGCCGCTATTCTGACCCTTTATACCGGTTATGATTATCTGCGCGCCGGTCTAAAACATATGTGA
- the moaD gene encoding molybdopterin converting factor subunit 1: MNIFYFARIRENIGISSEELTLPSGVVTVSDLIRFLEDKGDQYKSAFAESDLIRVAVNNDYVGLDYKITDKDEIALFPPMTGG, from the coding sequence ATGAATATTTTCTATTTTGCGCGCATTCGTGAAAATATCGGCATTAGCTCCGAAGAATTAACCCTGCCATCCGGGGTAGTGACCGTCAGTGATCTCATCCGTTTTCTTGAAGATAAAGGCGATCAGTACAAATCCGCATTTGCAGAAAGTGATCTGATACGGGTTGCTGTAAATAACGATTATGTCGGGCTAGATTATAAAATCACTGATAAAGATGAAATTGCCCTCTTCCCGCCAATGACCGGGGGTTAA
- a CDS encoding molybdenum cofactor biosynthesis protein MoaE, with protein MRISVQAEDFNIGEEIEKVRQGRTDLGAIATFTGLVRDIHGDQVIRKMTLEHFPAMAEKELTKIAKQAKARWPLEELTIIHRFGPLYPGDNIVLVITASHHREAAFEAAQFMMDWLKTDAPFWKKEETDKGEHWVAAKEDDDIKRDRWT; from the coding sequence ATGCGTATTTCCGTTCAGGCTGAAGATTTTAATATCGGCGAAGAAATTGAGAAAGTTCGACAGGGCCGCACCGATCTTGGCGCAATTGCCACTTTTACCGGACTGGTTCGTGATATTCATGGTGATCAGGTTATCCGAAAAATGACCCTTGAACATTTCCCGGCCATGGCGGAAAAAGAACTAACAAAAATCGCTAAGCAGGCAAAAGCCCGCTGGCCCCTCGAAGAGCTGACCATCATTCACCGCTTTGGTCCTTTATATCCCGGTGACAATATCGTTTTGGTGATTACCGCTTCTCACCACCGAGAAGCGGCATTTGAAGCGGCACAGTTTATGATGGACTGGCTTAAAACCGACGCTCCCTTCTGGAAAAAGGAAGAAACTGATAAGGGCGAACACTGGGTAGCCGCCAAAGAAGACGATGATATAAAAAGAGATCGCTGGACCTGA
- a CDS encoding FAD/NAD(P)-binding oxidoreductase, translating into MSDQNNSYDVVVVGGGSAGISTVSSLLKRRHWLKIAVIEPKEEHYYQPGWTLVGGGIFVMDETIRPEQSVMPEGVTWIKEEAATFDPEKNSVGLASGASVSYKSLVVAPGIKINLDAVKGLKETLGKNGVTTNYLRETAPYTWHLVEHLHSGKAIFTQPPPPFKCAGAPQKAMYLSCDEWQKKGLLDKIDVEFCTAAPSLFGVADYVPPLMEWVQKYGANLSFSKNLVAVDGDKKIATFNVTGADGKVSQVDEKFDMLHVSPPQCALDFLAKSPLANESGFMAVDDHTLQHPKFANVFGVGDAIATTNAKTAAAARKQTVVVAENLLAQVDGKELTSLYMGYGSCPLTVSRGRVILAEFGYGGKLMPTFPKWVNNSLKATIFGWILKANILPWVYWNLMLKGSEWFAGSTKKETDHH; encoded by the coding sequence ATGAGTGATCAGAATAATTCCTATGATGTTGTTGTTGTCGGGGGCGGATCAGCAGGTATATCAACAGTTTCAAGTCTTCTGAAACGACGTCACTGGCTGAAAATTGCCGTTATCGAACCGAAAGAGGAACATTATTACCAGCCGGGCTGGACACTGGTTGGCGGCGGCATTTTTGTTATGGATGAAACAATTCGTCCGGAACAGAGTGTAATGCCGGAAGGCGTGACCTGGATTAAGGAAGAGGCGGCAACATTTGACCCTGAAAAGAACAGTGTCGGACTGGCTTCTGGCGCAAGTGTTAGCTATAAATCGCTTGTGGTGGCACCGGGCATTAAAATTAATCTTGATGCGGTTAAGGGATTAAAGGAAACGCTGGGAAAAAATGGCGTAACCACCAATTACCTGCGCGAAACTGCGCCATATACCTGGCATCTGGTTGAACATCTTCATTCGGGTAAGGCAATTTTTACGCAGCCGCCACCCCCCTTTAAATGTGCCGGTGCACCGCAGAAAGCCATGTATCTTTCCTGTGATGAATGGCAGAAGAAAGGATTGCTTGATAAAATTGATGTTGAATTCTGCACGGCGGCACCATCGCTTTTCGGGGTGGCTGACTATGTTCCGCCCCTTATGGAATGGGTTCAGAAATATGGCGCGAATTTAAGTTTTTCCAAAAATCTTGTTGCCGTTGATGGCGATAAAAAAATTGCCACATTCAATGTGACCGGCGCGGACGGAAAAGTCAGTCAGGTTGATGAGAAATTTGATATGCTGCATGTAAGCCCGCCGCAATGCGCCCTTGATTTTCTGGCAAAAAGCCCGCTGGCAAATGAAAGTGGCTTTATGGCCGTGGATGACCATACTTTGCAGCATCCGAAATTTGCCAATGTTTTCGGGGTTGGTGATGCGATTGCAACGACAAATGCCAAAACGGCTGCTGCTGCCCGCAAACAGACCGTTGTCGTGGCAGAGAATTTGTTGGCGCAGGTTGATGGCAAAGAGCTTACCTCGCTTTATATGGGCTATGGCTCATGCCCACTGACGGTTTCGCGGGGGCGGGTGATCTTGGCTGAATTCGGCTATGGCGGAAAACTGATGCCGACCTTCCCCAAATGGGTCAACAACAGTCTAAAGGCAACGATCTTCGGCTGGATACTAAAGGCAAATATTTTGCCCTGGGTTTACTGGAACCTGATGCTGAAAGGCAGTGAATGGTTTGCCGGATCAACCAAAAAAGAAACAGATCATCATTAA
- a CDS encoding nuclear transport factor 2 family protein, producing the protein MFRQFIIYFGIYLSCLSMTNGQPVSYDNKKDIETASRAFDDAQFYKDKALLDVFLAKDFKFVKSTGEFTDRNGFISIFIDPEVTFEKFIITNREILEFGPDVATVIADGIILGKTNNDPFKQHFRYADTFEKRNGEWKVVYVQVTPILEDN; encoded by the coding sequence ATGTTCCGTCAGTTTATCATTTATTTTGGTATATATTTAAGCTGTCTATCAATGACCAACGGACAGCCAGTTTCATATGATAATAAAAAAGACATTGAAACAGCTTCGCGCGCTTTTGATGATGCCCAGTTTTATAAAGACAAAGCTTTACTGGATGTGTTTCTTGCCAAGGATTTCAAATTTGTGAAAAGTACCGGTGAATTTACTGACCGAAACGGTTTTATTTCAATTTTCATTGACCCCGAGGTTACATTTGAAAAATTCATAATTACAAACCGTGAAATTTTAGAATTTGGACCTGATGTTGCAACAGTCATAGCGGATGGCATTATTCTGGGTAAAACAAATAACGATCCGTTCAAGCAACATTTTCGGTATGCTGATACCTTCGAAAAACGAAACGGTGAATGGAAAGTTGTTTATGTGCAGGTGACACCAATTTTGGAAGACAACTGA
- a CDS encoding M1 family metallopeptidase: MFRTVILFVSLSLSMSAFTSAQVQQTKGDFVDKFRQLDEILPTANTYRTAGGEPGHEYWQQRADYVIKATLDEKKHRIDGNVEITYHNNSPDTMRFLWVQLDQNRFKKDSMENSTATFASPASLKGFDADPARLSLGQLRKQQQSEDQTFGFEIKEVKSSGRDLKFTIVGTKMRVDLPSPLASGSSYTFSVGYGFNIIESDVMGGRGGYEHFPDDEIEGGGYIYEVSQWYPRMGAYTDYEAWTAKEFLGSGEFTQEFGNFDVSLTIPDDHVVSATGVLQNPNAVLTQEQRDRLERAKTADRPVYVVTPQEALENEKEGTNGTKTWHFKADNVRDFAWASSRKFAWDAKGYNQGGAANPFVMAMSFFPKEGGELWEKYSTELVIHTLKVYSRFTFDYPYPVAQSVNGPVGGMEYPMITFNGPRTILHDDGSRTYTAAEKEFLIGVVIHEIGHQYFPMTVNSDERQWTWMDEGLNSYLDSVGGREWDYNMGSTEPMDVIDYMKSQDQVPVMTQSDSVLHLGPNAYTKPAVSLNILRETILGRELFDFAFKEYARRWMFKRPTPSDFFRTMEEASGVDLDWFFRGWYYTTDHVDISLDHIYQMRLDTKDPDIDFSRRRNEFNQKPASLYITRNQEAGMKSWVESNPDVRDFHDENDQFTVTNKERNEYNDFLKGLDDRDRAVFERAVKEDKKYYVLEFSNKGGLVMPILLEFTYADGSTEFMNIPAEIWRRNAHSVKKLFVLDKEIEQVVIDPRWETADVDIENNYYPRRIIPSRIEAYKAKPRTGLKRRDIMHDIKTELKKPDQD; this comes from the coding sequence ATGTTTCGCACAGTCATCCTATTCGTTTCATTAAGCCTTTCAATGTCAGCATTTACCAGTGCGCAGGTACAGCAGACCAAAGGGGATTTTGTTGATAAATTCAGACAACTGGATGAAATTCTGCCGACGGCCAATACATACAGAACCGCAGGTGGTGAGCCCGGCCATGAATATTGGCAGCAGCGTGCCGATTATGTAATAAAAGCAACGTTGGACGAAAAAAAACACCGCATTGATGGCAATGTTGAAATTACCTATCATAATAACTCTCCTGACACGATGCGCTTTTTATGGGTTCAGCTTGACCAGAACCGTTTTAAAAAAGACAGCATGGAAAATAGCACGGCGACCTTTGCCTCTCCTGCCAGTTTAAAAGGCTTTGATGCAGACCCGGCCCGTTTAAGCCTTGGTCAGCTTCGTAAACAACAGCAAAGTGAAGACCAGACGTTCGGCTTTGAAATTAAAGAGGTCAAATCGTCAGGTCGTGATCTGAAATTTACCATAGTCGGCACCAAAATGCGGGTTGATCTGCCCTCGCCTCTTGCCTCCGGTTCAAGTTACACATTTTCTGTCGGTTACGGCTTTAATATTATTGAAAGCGATGTTATGGGCGGCCGGGGCGGCTATGAACATTTCCCGGATGATGAAATTGAAGGTGGCGGCTATATATATGAAGTATCCCAGTGGTATCCACGGATGGGCGCCTATACCGACTATGAAGCCTGGACCGCCAAGGAATTTCTGGGCAGCGGCGAATTCACGCAGGAGTTTGGAAATTTTGATGTTTCCCTCACCATTCCGGATGACCATGTGGTTTCGGCAACCGGTGTGCTGCAAAACCCCAATGCTGTATTAACACAGGAACAACGCGATCGGCTTGAGCGGGCGAAAACGGCCGACAGACCGGTTTATGTTGTGACCCCTCAGGAAGCCCTTGAAAATGAAAAAGAAGGCACCAACGGCACCAAGACATGGCATTTCAAAGCGGATAATGTCCGCGATTTTGCCTGGGCATCCTCCCGCAAATTTGCCTGGGATGCCAAAGGATATAATCAGGGCGGTGCCGCTAATCCATTCGTAATGGCCATGTCTTTCTTCCCGAAAGAAGGTGGCGAGCTTTGGGAAAAATATTCAACGGAACTCGTTATCCATACTTTAAAAGTCTATTCCCGCTTTACATTTGATTATCCCTACCCTGTTGCCCAGTCCGTCAACGGACCGGTCGGCGGCATGGAATATCCGATGATCACCTTTAACGGCCCCAGAACCATTCTGCATGATGATGGCAGCCGCACATATACAGCCGCGGAAAAAGAATTTCTGATCGGCGTGGTGATCCATGAAATCGGCCATCAGTATTTCCCGATGACCGTCAATTCCGACGAACGGCAATGGACCTGGATGGATGAAGGACTGAACAGTTATCTTGATAGCGTCGGTGGCCGTGAATGGGATTATAATATGGGCTCAACCGAACCGATGGATGTCATTGACTATATGAAATCCCAGGATCAGGTTCCGGTCATGACCCAGTCGGACAGCGTCCTTCATCTTGGACCAAATGCCTATACTAAGCCGGCCGTGTCCTTAAATATCCTACGCGAAACCATTTTGGGCCGGGAATTATTCGACTTCGCGTTTAAAGAATATGCCCGCCGCTGGATGTTCAAGCGCCCGACCCCGTCCGATTTCTTCCGCACGATGGAGGAAGCCTCCGGTGTTGATCTCGACTGGTTCTTCCGAGGCTGGTACTATACAACGGATCATGTTGATATTTCGCTTGATCATATTTACCAGATGCGTCTGGACACCAAAGATCCGGATATTGATTTTTCCCGTCGGCGTAATGAATTTAATCAGAAACCGGCTTCCCTTTACATCACCCGCAATCAGGAAGCGGGAATGAAGTCCTGGGTTGAAAGCAACCCGGATGTCCGTGACTTCCATGATGAAAATGATCAGTTCACCGTCACCAATAAGGAACGTAATGAATATAATGACTTCCTGAAGGGACTGGATGATCGGGACCGTGCCGTTTTTGAACGTGCGGTCAAGGAGGACAAAAAATATTATGTGCTTGAATTTTCCAACAAGGGCGGTCTTGTTATGCCGATCCTGCTTGAATTTACCTATGCGGACGGCAGCACAGAATTTATGAATATTCCGGCCGAAATCTGGCGGCGAAATGCACATTCAGTCAAAAAACTGTTTGTTTTGGATAAGGAAATTGAGCAGGTCGTTATTGACCCACGCTGGGAAACAGCTGATGTTGATATTGAAAACAATTATTATCCGCGCCGCATCATTCCAAGCCGTATTGAAGCCTACAAAGCCAAGCCGAGAACAGGTCTTAAGCGTCGTGATATCATGCATGATATTAAAACCGAACTTAAAAAGCCAGATCAGGATTAA
- a CDS encoding DUF6702 family protein codes for MKRLFLLILMVAGVLVTPVSAHRQRAALTKVLFNERTGNIEVMHRFYLHDTEHAVKILFDKNADIRNSAETQELFANYVDWRFALKPLDGPELKLNSVGFEIERIYFWVYQEVKAPENIKGLTIIDNALRDIWTDQINTVNVEGRGDLKTATFSGDVEALSVVFDDGK; via the coding sequence ATGAAAAGGCTCTTCCTTCTTATTCTGATGGTTGCGGGTGTGCTGGTCACACCCGTATCCGCCCACAGGCAACGGGCGGCCCTCACCAAAGTCCTCTTTAATGAACGCACCGGCAATATTGAAGTCATGCACCGTTTCTATCTTCATGATACTGAGCATGCTGTAAAAATACTTTTTGATAAAAATGCTGACATCAGAAATTCGGCAGAGACCCAGGAACTGTTTGCCAATTATGTCGACTGGCGTTTTGCTCTTAAACCACTGGACGGACCGGAACTGAAATTAAATTCTGTCGGTTTTGAAATTGAGAGGATTTATTTCTGGGTCTATCAGGAAGTGAAGGCACCAGAAAATATTAAAGGCTTGACGATCATCGACAATGCCCTTAGAGACATCTGGACAGACCAGATCAATACAGTCAATGTCGAAGGGCGCGGTGACTTAAAAACGGCCACATTCAGTGGCGATGTGGAAGCGTTATCAGTCGTTTTCGATGACGGGAAATAA
- a CDS encoding PhnA domain-containing protein → MTIKDQLLERSNHKCELCGSIDELDIFEVGPDSDATIDQTVLLCDVCRHPEKADVHHWRALADSMWTPVPAVQVLAWRKLKDLSDEAWARDLLDMLYLDEETAAWAAAGPETNAADDGLRHIDSNGAQLSAGDTVILIKDLNVKGANFTAKRGTAVRNISLDPNNEKHIEGRVEGQQIVILTEFVKKK, encoded by the coding sequence ATGACAATAAAAGATCAGTTGCTTGAACGAAGCAACCATAAATGCGAACTTTGTGGTTCCATAGATGAGCTGGATATATTTGAAGTCGGTCCTGACAGCGATGCTACCATTGATCAGACTGTTCTGCTTTGTGACGTATGCAGACATCCGGAAAAAGCCGATGTCCATCATTGGCGCGCACTTGCTGACAGTATGTGGACCCCAGTTCCGGCTGTACAGGTTCTTGCCTGGCGCAAGTTAAAAGACCTGAGTGACGAAGCCTGGGCCCGGGATCTGCTGGATATGCTCTATCTTGACGAGGAAACAGCCGCCTGGGCTGCTGCCGGACCGGAAACGAACGCCGCAGATGATGGCCTTCGTCATATTGACAGTAACGGCGCCCAGCTCAGTGCCGGTGACACTGTTATCCTGATAAAAGACCTCAATGTAAAAGGCGCAAATTTTACGGCCAAACGCGGCACCGCCGTCCGCAATATTTCGCTTGATCCAAATAATGAAAAACACATAGAAGGCCGGGTTGAAGGTCAGCAGATTGTTATTTTAACCGAATTTGTGAAAAAGAAATAA